ATCTCTAACTCAGAAAAACCTTCTCTTGCGCTGCGAAACAGCAATGGTACTTCAATGGCTACCGCTATTGATGCTGTGGCTCAAGGCGAAGCCGATGCCTGTGTCAGTGGTGGTAACACTGGTGCACTTATGGCTTTGTCACGTTTTCGACTGAAACTACTACCAGGAATTGAGCGTCCAGCACTAATCTCAGCCTTACCGACCGCTTCCGGTGGTCGAACTTGGATGTTAGATCTTGGTGCCAATGTATCGTGCGATGCGGATTCTCTGTTTCAGTTTGCGGTTATGGGTAGTGCTTTAACTGAACAGTATCTAGGCCGGCCTCCACGTGTTGCGATTCTTAATATCGGTGCCGAAGAAATTAAAGGTAACGATCTCGTAAAACGTTGTGCTGAAATGTTATCTCAGACGCAATCCGTGAATTTCGTCGGCTATATTGAAGGTAATCAGTTATTGCACGATTCTGCTGATGTGGTGGTTTGTGATGGTTTTGTCGGCAATGTGTGTCTCAAAGCATGTGAAGGTACCGCTCAACTGTTTATCGATAAGCTGAAAACGAGCATGATGGCTTCATCGATAAAAGGTTGGATTGCAAGAAAATTATTTTCTGGGCTATTTAATGAACTAAAAACATTGAACCCCGACCAGTATAACGGTGCAAGTTTGCTAGGATTGCGCGGCATTGTCATAAAAAGCCACGGAAGTGCTGATGTAGACGCGGTCATCAATGCCATT
This sequence is a window from Vibrio coralliilyticus. Protein-coding genes within it:
- the plsX gene encoding phosphate acyltransferase PlsX, translating into MPNITVALDAMGGDFGPRVTVPAAVQALSHFPELKVILTGDQTAITTQLLSLGYQPDARLSIQHSDRVISNSEKPSLALRNSNGTSMATAIDAVAQGEADACVSGGNTGALMALSRFRLKLLPGIERPALISALPTASGGRTWMLDLGANVSCDADSLFQFAVMGSALTEQYLGRPPRVAILNIGAEEIKGNDLVKRCAEMLSQTQSVNFVGYIEGNQLLHDSADVVVCDGFVGNVCLKACEGTAQLFIDKLKTSMMASSIKGWIARKLFSGLFNELKTLNPDQYNGASLLGLRGIVIKSHGSADVDAVINAIGEALHEVKRQVPSRISDRLEAVLLERHY